TCAAAGGTACTGCTCTTTCTCAAAATCATGCAAATGAAATGTGGATAATCCTTTCTCCTTGTGAAAGATACTATTAGATGGTGGTATATGGTCATTTTCAAAGGGATTTACATGTGCATTCTGTTAAGATTGTTATATTATATTGAACCATATAGTAATATCATTGATCTGATCTTCTCTCCAGGAGGCAACCTCCAGCTATCccaaatgtgaaataacagTCCTCTCTGCTCAGAACTCCATTACCCATCTGCCCCAGTGATtcttccagctgcagctgacTGCTATCCAGAGACACCCATGACTTGTGTGAATTGTAATCCATCTGAAGCACTATGGGCTTCTCGCTGTCTCCTCTGGGGAGATGCTGTCTGCAAAATTCACTCTGTCTTGAGCCTGTTTTGTACATAATATCATTGGCCATAAATGATGGAATGTGCTCCACTGTCTGCAGACTTTTCTCAAGCGCCTGAACTTAgtgtaaatacaaaaataaaaaaacatttatgagcTATtctaataaaagaaaatacatatgcactatttttttttttttttttaccgttttttcatttttgaaaatgtatcctaattattcattatttgaaGGCTTGAAATGAGTTTTCTTTGGAAgcattactgatttttttttcttcttcatcaaaTGTTATCTCAGCTTCAACTGCAGTTACcaccattattatttttttgtggagtGTCCAAACACTGTATCAAGGTTTAACAAGGGTCCTTTTGCTTATGGGGCTCCCCGACAGAAACGTCTGGGAACCCCCCGCCGTATGCGTAATTCGCAGTGCCGGTTATATCTCCGGCGTAGATGAACATTATCCGAGCGCGGAGGCAGAAAAAGCACATTGCTCGGACAGCCTGTGACGCGCTGTCCCTACGTCGCACTCTCCTTGTCTGTGGAAGTGTGGTtgtctgaggaggaggaggaggaggaggaggaggaggccgcGCAGACACGGACAGCTCGACTGAAGGCTTCGCCCGCTGTTAACACCACGGCGCCTCGGCAGCAGTCAAAACCAACTGCAAAGCCCGCCGTCACATTTCCGACCAAGCCCGGAAAACACAGAGGTGAAGGTATGACACCTAGCGTCCACTACACAATGCACATAGGTTGGAGTGAAGTTCCTGATTTCGGGTGAGGACAAACTGGTAACTCAGTTTAACGTTGTTTGTAAGAAAGCTGCGCACAGTAAATCTATAGTCGTCGTAGTTCTGGTGTGTTTTTAGCGACACGTGGTTTCTTCTGTTGCGTTGAAAGCCAGAATGGGAGAAGACAAGGTTTAGCCATGTAGTTGGTctttaatatatttaaacaaaaactataaatgggaaataaacacacaaaaattccAGGGTCCTTCACACTGACTGCTTACCAAAAGGGAGGCTTTAAGCAAGGTACTCAAGTTACATGAACAGATTCAAACTGCTGCTGGGGCGCTCTCGACAGGTTGAAAGTTTACTGTAAAGGCGGCACGAAAACTTCCAACAGGTATTTTTCATCAGCTGACAAAGCCGCGCCGCCTGCTGCGACATCACTGGCCGGGGTGTGGCCGGGAACGCAACATGGCTGACAGTCCCGCGAGGGCAGCCCCACAGCAGTTGTCGGGACTTTGGACTGCTCCCGGGTTGGACTGCGTTATGCTACACAGTTAGAAAAGCAGGAGTCAGGTTCATAAaggtaaaaatcaaataaaagcactCATTATCGTCATTAATTGCTAACAAGTAAACTGGCCCtccatacaaaaatacaactttaaaaCTCCGGTGCCTTCAAAATTTTAAATCGATAAAATGAGCATCGTGTAAATCTGGCAGTAAAAAATGGAGGATATTGTGTCATTATGGTTGTATTACGCTTGCACTGTAGTCCATGAAAAGATAAGCTTAtggtagaaaagaaaagatgaggtatcttttaatgaaaaaacccttaaaatcttaaaagtctactattaatatttaatttaaatgtacagtagtttgCAATGGAGTTAGAGCCCTTGTTCACAACCAAGCCACTGTATTAAACACTACACATCCTTCCATTCACACACGACACCAGCAACATATTGTACACAACCATAAACCAACATCTGCCAGATTATTAAAACATCACTGATAGCAAATTGGTGCATAGCATTGGAGTATGCCCAGTAATGTAAGTCAGCATTGCACATTAGTTGATTACTTTCATACAAATCCTGAGGTCAAAATGTGTAAGATAGTAAGAGCTTGAACATTAGAACATCTTCATATTCTCTGCAAGAGTATAACAAGTTGTCATGGCTGTCCAAACAGATGAGGATCAATGATAAAAGAGttaacattttaatcattttagatGTACAGCACCAACATAATACTTAGACTGACAGTAAATTAATTCATATGAAATTCTCAGATGGCTTACACCTTAAATGTCTGTTTGGTCACGAGCACCGCTCTGAAGGAAGCAGCTGAGATCCTCATGAATCTCAGCCTCATCCCAGGGTCCATGTATGTTGTCCTTGTGCCTCTGCAGCCTGACTAGTAATAAGGGACAGAGTAATGTAACACTTCCTAGGGCCAGGGCCAGCAGCACGGCTCCACCAAGCGACTGGGAGCCCAGGCCTCCCACCCCTCCAATacacattcccacacacaccccagtAAATTGGTTGGGGGCATTCTCCCTCAGCCTCTGCAACAGACACGGCCACAGGGCAAACACCAGCAGGGCACAGCTGAGCATGGCAAAGGTGTGCAGAGCCCCGGGCAACCTTGAGGctaaacacacagaggcaaacagAGCTGCATTTAGGGAGAGGCTGCCCGGGGGTGAGGGCTGGGTGTAAGGGAACGAAACCAGGTGCGCCAGCAGCATCACAGCAGACATGGCATACACCGTGTCCGTGCTCACGGACTCTGTTAGTGTCTTCAGAACCGGCGAGAAGCCAAAggtgaaggaaagaaaaatagtgGCACTCTGTAAGTCAGCCAGACGGGTACGGGGCTCACAGCCTGATTCAACCTGAGATGTCAAGGACTGGTGCAGTCCGTACCCAAGCAGGGCACAGATAAGGCCGGTCGACAACAGCATCTCAGGTGACAGTTGACCCTTAGAGGAAAGCAGAGAAGTGGATTAATTATAAATTTTGTGAAAACCATTCCATACGGTAAAGGCACGGTGTGCTTTATGAGGACCATAGATGTTCTAAAGCTTTACCTGCTCCATGTAGAGCCAGAGGGTGATGAAAATGGCCACACAGGACAGCTGCTGTCCCACAAAGCCTGCTTCTTTCACCACAGCCCAGTAGCAGTACTGCCGGAGGCCCTCATTCCTCCTTAATTCCTCCAGGAACCGCTGGTCCACATAGTTATCAGGGAACGGCTGGCGCTCCCACAGAACCTTCTGCCAGGGCACAGCTGGACCTGGGACACTGTCTGGCCCCATCACCCtgaccacacacatacacagagacagatttgTGAGCAGGCATGTTTAAGCTATTGCTCAAAGTAACTGGAGGAGGTCAAAATTccacatttattatttcaccATCACTTAACTTTTTGGACAATGCTGGACAACCCATGACCCCTAGAGGCCGACAAAACACCAACAGGCTTACTTTGTGTGAACTAGtttgtgctgatttttttgactttttttgtcttttttaatctaacattaaaaaaaaaaacatagcaacTGACAAGGGCCACAAGGTGGGTAGtgctttattatcattattttcatcatcagttaaGACaccaattaatcagttaattgtttcgcctataaaatgccagaaaatagtaaaaacggccattataatttcccacaatccaaggtgatatcttcaaatgccttgttttgtccgaccaactgTCAAAAACCcaaggatattcagtttactctcGTGTTTGAcgaagaaaaacataaaatcctcacatttgagaagctagaaatATAACTATTTCGCcgttttacttaaaaaaaagtacaacgattaatcaaaatagttgcccaTTTGAATTTCTGTTAATCGACCGAGTTAGCCTCCGTTAGCTTCAAGCTAGCGAAAGCTTGAAGCTAAGCAGTTATCCTCCATGTAATGGGATTACTGCATTAATGATTTAGTCGACAGCTCTAACAGTGCCAGATAGTTGCTGATCTTGAATCACACCTGGAGTGTAGTGCTTGTGATCAGGTGAGCGGATCTATTCTGAACTCAGTTTGCAGCATTTCGACGGTGGGCCGGCTGGAATGACACTACCGGTACTTCCGGCTTTGATGCGACAATAAACCCAGACATGCCACGTGTACGCGTGTGTATATGAACATTAACGTGTTGACAATCGCCTGAACTGCCATCCTCACATATCTCAAAGGTTATTCCACCTACCTGGGGTGGGATTGTGTTCAGCGCCGACGTTACAATCTCATGTCATTATCCCGGAAGCGAAGCTCTTGACCAGAACTCACAGCGCCCCCCGTTGGTGGATTAATGTAAAAGCACCTTGCCAACTTGTCAGATGAATACTCATTActtcacctttttcttttgcaagGTGTCTGTGTTGAACATACGTGGCCCCTACTCGACTGACATTATACGACCAGCCAACATGCCTGCCACAAGGTAACCTGACAGTTCCAACTTAAAATATTCTCATGGTGCTTACAGTTTGTGTCACTTTCTGAAAGATGTATATCATGCCGACTGTGATGTTCATCAGTAACCTTGTATAAATTGTTAAATAGCAGTGTACCAGTGCATAGACCAAAGCCTCCTGTCTCCCACGTGAAAGCTCATTCAGCCAGTGAACCTGTCAGCTCCAGCACTGTGTCAAAGCAACCGTAAATGCCAACCACCATGGTAATTTTCTACCAACAGAGAGGCACAAAGTAACTGAATTTGCAATCttacatttacactttattAGAGAGAACATTGACACTAAGACAGTCACAAAATTTCTGACAAGGATACagcattattttctttactaatccacatacagtacttgGCTTTTTTTGTTATCTTATGATTAGGTGTCTCCTACATATAGCCTATCTTTGACTCTAGTTGCAGATAGGAGCATGTCTTAACAAAGGCAGTGTTTCCAGGACTGGATCATCCACACAGCGTCTGATAGGCCAGTAAGTAGATCGAATAAAAGTGTAATATTGTGAGGATGGAGTCAAAGagtgatgatgaggatgaccaaaacaaataaagccaATTACCATTTTCTCTCCTTCGAGCTCCCCTGGGCTACGTCTGCTGTGCTTACCAGGGGTCTCTTGTCTCTGAACTAAAGGACTGCTTAATCATCAGATGTCTGCATCAGAACCACAAGACGACACCTAATGGCCCAGCAGCTGTATTTAGTCACTGACATTTCATCTGAGCTCCTGCATGCTTGAAGAAGCCCAGCTTTCCTGTAGGTATCTGCAtaactgtttattttactgtatatggcaACACagtatcaaacaaaaatacaggtTTTAGTTCAGTAGGAACACAACAGAACACAGAGGTCAGAAAAATGCATGATTgtttaatttacacatttacaactCGAGATCATTAGTTGAATAAATACCATTTAACGTCACATTCACTCTTCCCCACAGCTCCATGAGGGTAGTAAAGTTACTGATACAACAGCCAAACTgtctttgaaaataatttttaacatTCTCCTATCCagtaacataaacacatattcATCAAAATGTTAGTCTTTAATAGATTaacagtcttttatttttgtagaactctaaagcactttaaaatgaaacagaaaccaGTTTCAACTGTAACTTTATATAACGAATCCATCAACATTCAGTACTTCAATTAAACACTGGATACCACAGTGAGTTCAGTTGGGCAAAGAGGATAATAAACAGTGAAATTGAGGCAGAGGATGACCATTTCTTACAGCCACACATCCTGTGTGTTATTGCAGGCACCCTCAATACTCACTgtgatatacacacatactgtatggcaaaaccctttcattttaaaacaattaagaCTGCTCAAAGTTCAGTTTTACGGCACGTTCAACATAGGGCTGTTAAAATAGCAACCTGGTTTCAACTGTGTAGCTCAGTAAATACCAAAAGAAATACTCTCAGCTACCGTAATCGCAGGTCACCATAGCATCTTAATAGTATACAACCAACCACTGAGATAAAAACCTCTTGAACAGTGCTCTTTCAGCCACATATCAGGACAAGTTATGGACCCGTTTCTGCTGGGCCCCGATGCTGGGCCCAAACTTAAATTATGTTCTaagaatatgaaaacaaaaaagaaatatgttgttCTGTGGCATCAGCGACAGTGCAATGATCGGATGTTAGTCTGTAATGTTGGCTAATAAAAAGTGAATGTCAGATTAAATACACAGACCGTAGCATtcaaaatgaatgctgatgtAGCCAAGGCAGTGACTGGCTTGTGCATAATAACTGAGCACTGCACCCATGTTGTAGTGGTAATGACCTTGCAGATGCCAGTAAGATAGAAATAGACTTCTGTCACCACAGAGACAGGCAGGCTCAACGCCTTCACGCAGTAGGTGGCTGTAAGCAGATACCCGCCAGCAGCCATGAGGCTTCACAGCGGAGGGTAGCGGAGCTGGCAGCCATTTAGGCCACAAGTCCACAAGTCATGGCAGAGGACAGCAGGGCAGAAGTCTTAGGGTCGGGTAGAGATTTGGAGGTGgcccatttctgtttttcctacTACATGGTCCGATGGGTGCCAAAGAGTAGCATTAGCAAAGTAACCCTACCTAAAGACCTGTCTTTTCAGTACTGGCACAAAAGGTAAAGTGTGACTGATTTTCTGTTAGACAACATAAATGTTCATGACAATGGGAGAAATATTCAAAGGCCTCACAGACTGGCAAAAGGCTGGCAGCGAAATACAAACTACTAAGGCATCTTATTGAAATACAAAAGGTACATTTTGAGAGTAGCTAATGTATGGGAAGACATGCTGACAGACTGGTTGCACTTTCCACTCCTGTTTGgcagaaataaatcaaattctTCAGACACCATACCCTTTCTTCATTTAGTTCAACTTAACACTCAGATAAAAACATGTCCAgagaaaaaaggacatttttgcaATTGGCCACTGACCTTATAACTTTAGGCTCTGTTAGAAAAATAGTCACATCATAAACGTGCCGGTTTTGTCACTTTCTTTGAAGATTTACAGCAACGAAGAAGGACTATAAAACAATATACAAATtttaaagagagacaaagagacttTCCTGTCGTAAGGAGACTGAGGTTACAAAGTAGATGGGCTCACAGTTATAAGTTCCTGCTCCAAACCAGGGACTCCTACTGTCCCTCAAACTCCAGTGGACTGAAGACCAGAGCAACAGTTGTGTCAAATTTTTTATAAGGAATGACAatatgtctttgtgtgcatgcatatgtatgtatatagacAACCTCTTGTGATAAGAGTCACAAGCCGGGAGATCAGCTTAAAAAAATCCCAAAGGTATCTGTGGGCAAGTGCgttagtttctctctttctcccgcCATTTGGGGTTGCGTTATGTACgaattttccttttatcttCAAACAGGGAGCGGACTAGGTACACCTGAACCGCTGATACCAACAGCATAACAATGAGATTAATCACCGACCAAAAGTTCACCCTGTCAAAGTTACTCTCCTGGAGGTTTCTGTCACGAGCCTCAAACGCCCGCAGCACCGTCTGGATCTGTACACTTTTGCCCAGCCGGGCCTTCACACTGTTGATGGTGTCCTGAGGGAGAGGCGACACACATGTCAGATTAAGtggaacttaaaaaaaacaaaacaaaaaagacagctACAATAAGAACGTTCATCTAGATTATTCCTCTTATGTACCTGACACTAAGATAACAAAACGCATTAATTATATAAACAcagtgattaaaataaaaagagagtcAGGTCTGTAGGGGCAGTCTTGAAGTTACAAACAAAGCAAGGACTAATCAGGTATGTTCCTTCTACCATGAGAAAACAACTTCCTACACAGCTGGAAGATACATTTCCTGTCTTTTAAGTGACGCCTATGTGACTTCTGACACAAATTCAGATTGTTTCTGGTGAAAGGGGTGGTGCAGGGTACTGTGGTGCAAGCCAAAAAAATTGGCTGAGAGTTCATGACATTGTATATTCTTGTGACACTCTCCTTGTGACTTTCCCTGTATGAGGATGATTGGAAGCCATTTTGTTGGCAGTCTGTTGGCTGGGTCATTTTGCACACCCTGGGTCACTCCGTGAGCACAAGTGGAGCAGTGACAAATGTCTCAACAGCAGACAAGAGAGGGGCAAAGTCTAAAACACCCAGTatgaagaaacaaaaccacctttaaaaaaaaaaaaaaacttcttgcCAGCATCAAACAGGATCAAAGGTTATCCCAAAAACCAACCTGTTAAGAACAAACTCTGGAATTTGTTGGATGTCAGATATCATCTCTTCTATCTCAGACTGGCTTCACCCTCACCATAATGTCTTCCAGCTTCATGTCCAGCATGTCTGTTCCATGAACATACTCCTTCCAGTCATCTGGGTCTTCATCGGTATCCATGTTGTCCAGGATCAACTCAAAGAAGATGATCTTCTCAGAGACAGCACTGAATGTGTTGTCGAAGCAGAACATGTAGTCTCCATCCTCAGTTTCAACACTGCAGGAAAGCAAAGGCAGTAAGAGCGTACAGATGGTTCGGTGTCATTAATGTCTTGCAGATGATCTATATATGCCTGGCATATGTGTGGAAATGACAGTGAGCCTAAACCTGAATCTGTTACTTACGTGTGCACCCCGTCTGACTTGTGGTAGTCACTGAACAGCACTTGgccagagggagaggagatgaagaaatCTACATCAAGACCTGCACCGTCTAATACCTGTGGACAATggagggcacacacacacgagaggTAAATGGGACAGGGAAAATACCAGAACATTGAGagatattaaaacattacaataaGTTTCTATGGgttgatatttcagtgtgtgtagCAGCAGTTAATTTCtgtaataatttatttcataGATTAAATTTGAGGAAttctttatgtatgtatgtatgtatttatttattgtcaagGTCTCCTTCATTCTCCATTGGAAGTGATAAGCCTGGTTACCTTGTCCTCCATGGTAGACACTACAACAGATATATAAAATGCTTGGGATGTCTCCCACAGGCAACAACAAATGCGAACCTCCTGACATCGTCTTACTTCTAGACACACCAGAAAGTCCAACTCGGAGATTCATTCAGTGTTGAAAGCGGACCAGCGTAACAGGTTTCCAACGATATGAAAATCGAGGCGTGAGCCACATAACCTGCTAGTTCTCTTGCACAACGGATAATTTGATTTAACATAGCAGAATACCGGTGTGGTTTGTAAATACGctttatgaaaaaaaggaaaccacaACACGCAGAAAACgttaaaagtaaacaaaataagAGGGATAATCCGTAAATTTGACAAGCGTAATGCTATGTCAACGCTGACTCGGTTCTGGGTTATCGCCGATTTAGCAGATTGAAGACAGAGAGCTGGTTTTCGCTTTGCTTAGCCAACGTTTTAATTTCATACAAGATTATCCCAGTTATGTTAGTCTTTATGACCTGATATTCAATCTCCAGTGAGGCGTCTTTCTTCATCGTCTGGTAGAAACACTCCTTTCGACCGGCGGGTAGAGTGAATGTGAAGTCGCTGTCCAGAGACTGAGAGAAGGCAGCCAGCACCACAAACCTCTCCGAGACTAGAGCAACAAACACGGACAGCACGCACAAAAATACCCGGTCTACCTCCATAGTCAAGCCTGCGTGCCTAAAAGTCAAAAAGAGCCAAAACGCTGATACAGTAGCCCGCCACTGTATTGGTGAGTGGGCAGCGATGCGGCTGGGTACGTTCGCCCAAACTTCTCCTCAGTTGAAATGTTCTCACTCAATGCTGAGGACTCTCGGCAGTTGAGGACCCCGCCGGTTTAAatcaacaacacatttttatttattacttcaAGCAATATGGGATCAATTCACTATTATATTTTAAGTTATACTAGTTTGGGGCTTAGGTTATTTTTTATATCGTGGTCATCATTCGATACACATGCGATACAATAAAAAACTGTACAGGTACATTTTTAGGGTTTGTCTCGAATTGCACTTTGGGATTTGTAGTTATTTTTGGTCCATGTGGGATAAGGCAAATAAAAGGTACCatagtgtttatttaaaattcaaattcttttaataacaaAACTGTAATTGACCATTACAAGTACAACATAATTTAAAGAAGAAAGACATCATTGATAAAATATAAACGTATAACGATatgtttttacacttaattTTAATAACTGTTGGACCTACTACAAAAGATGTGCCCCATTAAATGAAACAAGGTAAAAATGACAGACCTTATGATACAAAGATAGAATCATAAAATTTAGTTGCGTTGAATCCTGAGCTTTGATAACGAATGattgttttttgaaatatctttcgggaaattttgaattttttttttaactatttgaaggtcttttgcaatttttaagaaaaaagtacaCAGTGTTCGGATTCCTTCAAGTACCCACCCCACGCCATATCAAGTGATTTGAACCTCCACGTAACTACTTTACGATGCCAAAGGTATCAAAACTAGTCGGTAATATTGAAACGCTTAACATCAGATGATTGTGCAATAACTTTGAGTATCACATGCTTTGGTGTTTTTACCTTATCAAGAAATAGGTGACGCGTCCTGTTCCACAGTCACCAACTCATCCTCAGTCCAGGGGGCGGGGGAATTTCTAAAACACGGTGTAGCTACGTCTCTTACTATTGGTCGAAAAATCCTCCGCTGTGATTTGATTGGTCGGAGATGGAGCATGGGTTGAACTTACCAGGAGCCAGCCACCCGTCAACAGCAGTAGCTGCTGAAGCTGAAGAAGAGGCGGACAACTGGTCAGGACAATGAAGATTAGCATGCCTCAAGTGTAGGTGTTAGCCAGAGAATACAGTCGTCTGGTAATTTGTAATCAACACAGTCCACAAGTCTGTCTTCGGTGTATTGTGTAGCCGTGAGAGAttagaaaaaaacccaaaagagCGAGGATGTTGGTCCCCGCGGGAAGATAATGAAGAGGCTGCGTGTTTTGTTGGTGTGCCTCGTCGTAGCTCTCCTGTGCTGGTAAGCTTATCCCGACATCTGTGCCTCCATTTACGGTACCAACGACATGTCAGACAAATGACAGTTGGAGCATTAGGAGAACCACGTTTCATGATAATCACACCGTTCATCACGTCGCTCCGTCAGTCATCAGTGAACCATCCCTGCCACAGAGCTAACATTATCAGCTCGGCACAGTGTGTTGTGTGATGTTAAGTGGAACCCTAACTCAGAAGGAGCAtgaggatatatatatatatttatatttatctgTAATTGACAAATACTGGTTGATAAACCTTgttgttcaaatatttttagGAGGTTAGTAGATTAGCTATATTCAGATGTTGAATAGCAACATGGCTAGCTAACCGAAGCCAGTGAAGTTGGGCTGTGATGGCAAACGTCACTTGTCTGGTGGCTGGTAACATTAATGTTGACTAAGAAATACTGAAAGTGACCGTCACAGGCTGCTTTCTCTACCAGATTTCTAATGCTACTATtaaacttttctctctctggtacTTGGTGCCTCAACCAAACGCTATTTCATTGTGggttatttttcaattaatcgaATTAACTATGTcgaaaaatgccaaaaatcgTGCTAAATCCGCATCACCAGCTAGGGAAGTGCAAACTAATGTCTTTAAAATTGTTTAGTTAGCCTGGGCAACAAATATAAACCCAGCATTACCATATTTATGCATGGGAAATAAAGAATAGAATTCATTACTCtgcatttgagaaaaaaatgctgagaaCTGTTGGCATTGTTAACCTAATTTataaattactaaaaaaaaatattcagtgtttgttaaaatgaataaacattaaGTTTAGGTAATGTCAGAGGTATCCTCTGATATGTATCTGGAATAAATGTAGATACATAACAGAGGATACCTAAGATATCCTCTGATATCTTAAGTATCCTCTGTGTTTTGCAGATCCTCTGCCAAGCTAGAGGTTACAGTCTGAATAAAGGtgaaaacacagtgtaaaaTCACTAATTGAACATCATTATACTTGTTCAGATGTGACAGATCTGTCATTACGTTCTAAAGTGTAAATAAATTGCCCTAACAAAAATTATGATTGTGGTTCTTCGGCaatgcatgtgcacacaggGGTGACATCCGGTAGATTAACACAACTCATGAATTTGTGTAATCTCAGAAACATGGAGCAGGTAACAATGCAAAGGGTTTGTGAAATGGGATTAACAGGCCAGCTAACGTGCCTCTCTTATCCAGATTGGTGACTCCGGAGCAGCTAACTATCCAACGTGCAGCCTGCAGACCATGCAGGTCTTTCTCCAGTAGTTGTGACAACCATTTTGTCCAACAACTGAGTTTTTCCAGATAATATTATACCCTGACTTCAGATGTGTAGTCAGTTGTTTCATTATAATGTTTCCAGGGAATGCTAACCTAATACCTGTGCTACCAATTGAGAGCCATCAGTGGTTCTGTAGACATAACATGCGGCGTAATGACATGACATATCCATTTCATTCAGACCTGATGTCCCTGATCATTATAGTGTAAAaccagtattgttttttttcctccaccctGCTTCTTCATAGCATTGGAAACAGATTTTAGTGCTCATGTTTAATTGATTATCATAACAAGGATTAGCGTTACGTAATGTCCTCATCAATAAGTAAAACTTTTCATTACACAGTGCGGTGTTATCACCTCATAGCATTCATGCTTTACAAA
This genomic interval from Xiphias gladius isolate SHS-SW01 ecotype Sanya breed wild chromosome 6, ASM1685928v1, whole genome shotgun sequence contains the following:
- the tmed5 gene encoding transmembrane emp24 domain-containing protein 5, whose amino-acid sequence is MEVDRVFLCVLSVFVALVSERFVVLAAFSQSLDSDFTFTLPAGRKECFYQTMKKDASLEIEYQVLDGAGLDVDFFISSPSGQVLFSDYHKSDGVHTVETEDGDYMFCFDNTFSAVSEKIIFFELILDNMDTDEDPDDWKEYVHGTDMLDMKLEDIMDTINSVKARLGKSVQIQTVLRAFEARDRNLQESNFDRVNFWSVINLIVMLLVSAVQVYLVRSLFEDKRKIRT
- the pigc gene encoding phosphatidylinositol N-acetylglucosaminyltransferase subunit C isoform X2, whose product is MGPDSVPGPAVPWQKVLWERQPFPDNYVDQRFLEELRRNEGLRQYCYWAVVKEAGFVGQQLSCVAIFITLWLYMEQGQLSPEMLLSTGLICALLGYGLHQSLTSQVESGCEPRTRLADLQSATIFLSFTFGFSPVLKTLTESVSTDTVYAMSAVMLLAHLVSFPYTQPSPPGSLSLNAALFASVCLASRLPGALHTFAMLSCALLVFALWPCLLQRLRENAPNQFTGVCVGMCIGGVGGLGSQSLGGAVLLALALGSVTLLCPLLLVRLQRHKDNIHGPWDEAEIHEDLSCFLQSGARDQTDI
- the pigc gene encoding phosphatidylinositol N-acetylglucosaminyltransferase subunit C isoform X1, whose product is MVMGPDSVPGPAVPWQKVLWERQPFPDNYVDQRFLEELRRNEGLRQYCYWAVVKEAGFVGQQLSCVAIFITLWLYMEQGQLSPEMLLSTGLICALLGYGLHQSLTSQVESGCEPRTRLADLQSATIFLSFTFGFSPVLKTLTESVSTDTVYAMSAVMLLAHLVSFPYTQPSPPGSLSLNAALFASVCLASRLPGALHTFAMLSCALLVFALWPCLLQRLRENAPNQFTGVCVGMCIGGVGGLGSQSLGGAVLLALALGSVTLLCPLLLVRLQRHKDNIHGPWDEAEIHEDLSCFLQSGARDQTDI